From the Cannabis sativa cultivar Pink pepper isolate KNU-18-1 unplaced genomic scaffold, ASM2916894v1 Contig2, whole genome shotgun sequence genome, one window contains:
- the LOC115716186 gene encoding subtilisin-like protease SBT3.9 has protein sequence MKCSLQMKKHNTSLIHVLIYLLISLLSEQYLLTSADPKSNVYIIHMGKNQHEDLKLLKKTHHEVLTTVLGSKEESVKSMVYSYKHGFSGFAAKLTKTQAQTISELPGVAQVIPNQLFKVQTTRSWDYLQLSSRYQTHYDQISKLGDGAIIGLLDTGIWPESETFSDKGLGPIPSRWKGVCKSGENFNGTKHCNKKLIGARYFIKALEAEFGKPFNSTESGEFLSPRDSSGHGTHTSTIAAGSSMANTSYNGLGTGTLRGGATQARIAMYKVCWSLLSGGICAGADILKAFDEAIRDGVDVISVSIAADIPSFPEVDDRNAIAIGAFHAVAKGVVVVCSAGNAGPSPQTVQNASPWILTVGASSVDRSFPTVVTLGNNWSTTGQAMFTGNKTGFIRLAYPEVSDLQYPRDCKSLRRNDTWVRGKVVLCFTSSFKEGYIEDSAYWVKKAGGLGLIVAQNPTRSLYSCDDDFPCVQLSYDVAMKILYYIRTTKSPKVRISPTKTHDGRPVSTKLAYFSSRGPSSVAPAILKPDIAAPGVNILSAVSPSDPKKKNGFAFMSGTSMATPHVSAIVALLKSLHPDWSPAAIKSAIVTTAWNNDPSGEPIFAEGETMKLADPFDYGGGIINFNSAVNPGLVYDMNTSDYLYYLCSMGYKSSAITKLGQQIVITPNSNNNYYNSLCPTNNNNNKNNKNKNSILNLNLPTITIPSLRRRTSLRRRVTNVGPINSVYKAIVNQPQGIKVSIRPRFMVFNSTTKNLSFKVTVSSSHKVTTGYYFGSLTWSDGVHLVTTPISVRTEFRVFSINN, from the exons ATGAAATGTTCTCTACAAATGAAAAAACATAACACAAGTCTTATACATGTACTCATTTATCTTCTGATATCACTATTAAGTGAACAATACTTGCTCACTTCAGCTGACCCTAAAAGCAAT GTTTACATCATTCATATGGGGAAAAATCAACATGAAGATCTAAAGCTACTCAAGAAAACTCATCATGAGGTGCTTACTACAGTTCTTGGAAG TAAAGAAGAATCTGTGAAATCCATGGTGTACAGTTACAAGCATGGATTCTCTGGTTTTGCAGCCAAGCTTACAAAAACTCAAGCACAAACCATTTCAG AGTTACCTGGTGTGGCTCAAGTCATACCTAATCAACTTTTTAAGGTGCAAACAACTAGAAGTTGGGACTATCTTCAACTCTCATCTCGTTATCAAACCCATTATGATCAGATTTCCAAACTTGGTGATGGTGCTATCATTGGTCTCCTAGATACAG GAATATGGCCAGAATCTGAAACGTTCAGCGATAAAGGCTTGGGACCCATCCCATCCAGATGGAAAGGAGTATGCAAATCAGGAGAAAACTTCAACGGAACCAAACACTGCAACAAAAAGCTAATCGGAGCACGTTACTTCATCAAAGCACTCGAAGCCGAATTCGGAAAGCCATTCAATTCCACCGAATCAGGGGAATTTCTCTCTCCTAGGGATTCAAGTGGCCACGGAACTCACACATCGACGATCGCAGCTGGATCTTCCATGGCCAACACGAGTTACAACGGATTAGGTACCGGAACCCTAAGAGGCGGCGCCACTCAAGCTCGAATCGCCATGTACAAGGTCTGTTGGAGCCTTCTCAGCGGCGGAATTTGCGCTGGAGCCGATATACTCAAAGCGTTCGACGAAGCGATTCGAGATGGAGTGGATGTGATTTCGGTGTCGATCGCCGCTGATATTCCGTCGTTTCCGGAAGTGGATGACCGGAATGCGATCGCCATTGGGGCGTTTCATGCGGTGGCGAAAGGTGTTGTTGTGGTTTGCTCCGCGGGAAATGCGGGGCCTAGTCCTCAGACTGTGCAAAATGCTTCGCCATGGATATTGACCGTTGGAGCTAGTAGCGTTGACCGGTCTTTTCCAACTGTCGTTACTCTGGGAAATAACTGGTCAACAACG GGGCAAGCCATGTTTACAGGAAATAAAACAGGGTTTATCAGATTAGCTTATCCAGAGGTCTCTGATCTCCAATATCCTCG TGACTGTAAAAGTCTAAGAAGAAATGATACATGGGTTAGAGGAAAAGTAGTGCTATGCTTTACTTCATCATTCAAAGAAGGTTATATAGAAGACAGTGCATATTGGGTCAAGAAAGCTGGTGGGCTGGGCCTAATCGTGGCCCAAAACCCGACCCGATCTCTCTATTCATGTGATGATGACTTCCCTTGTGTTCAACTTAGCTATGACGTAGCCATGAAGATTCTCTACTACATTCGTACTACCAA GTCTCCTAAGGTGAGAATAAGTCCTACAAAAACTCATGATGGAAGACCAGTTTCCACTAAACTGGCTTACTTTTCTTCTCGAGGGCCTAGCTCTGTTGCCCCAGCTATATtgaag CCAGATATAGCAGCCCCAGGAGTGAACATATTATCAGCAGTGTCTCCATCTGACCCAAAGAAGAAGAATGGGTTTGCTTTCATGTCTGGAACATCAATGGCTACTCCACATGTTTCTGCAATTGTTGCACTCCTTAAGTCTCTCCACCCTGATTGGTCTCCTGCTGCTATCAAGTCTGCCATTGTCACTACAG CATGGAATAATGATCCTTCTGGTGAGCCAATATTTGCAGAAGGAGAGACAATGAAACTTGCAGACCCATTTGACTATGGAGGTGGCATAATCAATTTCAACAGTGCTGTAAATCCAGGCCTTGTTTATGACATGAACACTTCTGATTATCTCTATTATCTCTGTTCAATGGGTTATAAATCCTCTGCCATAACCAAGCTTGGTCAACAAATAGTTATAACCCCAAATAGTAACAATAACTATTATAATTCATTATGtccaactaataataataataataaaaacaataaaaataaaaatagtattctCAACTTGAACCTACCAACCATTACAATCCCATCACTTAGAAGAAGAACAAGTTTGAGAAGAAGAGTCACAAATGTGGGACCAATAAACTCTGTTTATAAGGCTATTGTGAATCAACCACAAGGTATTAAAGTATCAATACGACCTCGTTTTATGGTGTTCAACTCAACAACAAAGAATTTGTCTTTTAAAGTAACTGTTTCTTCATCTCATAAGGTTACTACTGGTTACTATTTTGGAAGCTTGACTTGGAGTGATGGTGTTCATCTTGTTACAACTCCAATTTCTGTCAGAACTGAGTTTAGAGTTTTctctattaataattaa
- the LOC115716187 gene encoding ribosome-binding factor PSRP1, chloroplastic: protein MATLLTSLQTTPLHSLYSSSSSSSMATTLLSGSSVKPQIAPLTSTFLNPCKFVKTISEILPRKKCSSMSWDGPLSSVKLIIQGKNLELTDTVKTHVEEKVGKAVVKHSHLVREVDVRLSIRGGELGKGPRIRRCEVTLFLKRHGVVRAEEEAETMYASIDITSSIIQRKLRKIKEKESDHGRHMKGYNRSKVRDPLTPPLEQFEEPAPEEKEEEEEEEGNIIEEIVRTKYFDMPPLTVTEAIQQLENLDHDFYGFRNEETGEINIVYKRKAGGYGLIVPKDGASRLETKVVVEPAKEHSLAE, encoded by the exons ATGGCTACTTTACTAACTTCTTTGCAGACAACCCCTCTTCACTCCCTTTATTCCTCTTCATCGTCATCTTCAATGGCAACAACCCTTTTATCTGGATCATCTGTAAAGCCCCAAATAGCCCCTTTAACTTCAACTTTCTTGAACCCATGTAAGTTTGTGAAAACCATTTCTGAGATTTTGCCCAGAAAGAAGTGTAGTAGTATGTCTTGGGATGGTCCACTTTCTTCAGTCAAGCTCATCATACAGGGCAAGAATTTAGAG TTGACAGACACAGTTAAAACTCATGTGGAAGAAAAGGTTGGAAAAGCAGTTGTAAAGCATAGCCACCTAGTGAGGGAAGTTGATGTTCGGTTGTCAATTCGGGGCGGTGAGTTGGGAAAAGGACCAAGGATTAGGAGATGTGAG GTGACTTTGTTCTTGAAGAGACATGGGGTAGTTCGGGCCGAGGAGGAGGCAGAGACAATGTATGCAAGCATAGACATTACTTCCTCTATTATACAGAGGAAGTTGAGGAAAATCAAGGAGAAGGAATCAGACCACGGCCGACACATGAAGGGATATAACAGGTCGAAAGTTAGAGATCCTTTGACTCCTCCATTAGAGCAATTCGAAGAACCAGCTCCCGAGGAAAAGGaggaggaagaggaagaggaagGAAACATTATTGAGGAG ATTGTTCGAACAAAATACTTCGATATGCCACCGTTGACTGTCACCGAAGCAATTCAGCAACTTGAAAACTTAGATCATGACTTCTATGGCTTCCGAAATGAAGAAACTg GCGAAATTAACATAGTGTACAAAAGGAAAGCAGGCGGGTATGGACTTATTGTACCGAAAGATGGAGCTTCGCGGTTAGAAACTAAGGTGGTGGTGGAACCAGCTAAGGAACACTCATTGGCAGAATAA